The following are from one region of the Pseudodesulfovibrio piezophilus C1TLV30 genome:
- a CDS encoding tyrosine-type recombinase/integrase yields MTVDPVRKLRDVKATKAILASKPRDLALFTLGINTNLRASDLLRITICRIRDLEAGDELVLNEKKTGKERRITLNKTVITALCRYLGEVDLGDTTPLFQSQRGNGQALTVPSVNRLVKQ; encoded by the coding sequence ATTACTGTCGATCCTGTTCGTAAGCTGCGAGACGTAAAAGCCACCAAAGCCATCCTCGCGAGCAAGCCTCGCGACTTGGCTCTATTCACACTGGGAATCAATACGAATCTTCGTGCTTCGGATCTTTTACGGATCACAATCTGCAGGATTAGGGATCTAGAAGCTGGCGATGAGCTCGTTCTAAATGAGAAGAAGACGGGTAAAGAGCGACGGATAACACTCAACAAAACAGTGATAACCGCCCTGTGTAGATATTTGGGTGAAGTAGACTTAGGTGACACCACCCCACTCTTCCAAAGCCAGCGAGGTAACGGCCAAGCATTGACCGTCCCGTCCGTAAACCGGCTTGTGAAGCAGTGA
- a CDS encoding IS5/IS1182 family transposase: protein MGRSRGGLTTKIHLCTDGEGKPIRFHLTQGQRNDCTQGPKLLRGLECQYMLADKGYDSQQVLDAVKKTGGEAVIPPRKHRKYQRPYDRKRYKLRNTIERTFGFFK from the coding sequence GTGGGGCGATCCAGAGGTGGGCTGACAACCAAAATTCATCTGTGTACCGATGGGGAAGGAAAGCCGATTCGTTTCCATCTCACGCAAGGACAACGTAATGATTGCACTCAAGGCCCAAAACTCCTTCGTGGTCTCGAATGCCAATACATGCTCGCCGACAAAGGCTACGATTCCCAACAAGTCTTGGATGCCGTAAAAAAGACAGGTGGTGAGGCGGTAATTCCTCCCCGGAAGCACAGAAAGTATCAAAGGCCATATGATCGTAAACGATATAAGTTACGTAATACCATTGAACGCACATTTGGCTTCTTTAAATAA